The following are encoded in a window of Verrucomicrobiia bacterium genomic DNA:
- a CDS encoding alginate lyase family protein produces MNGLWQAPPGKALEPATRTTSNFVSASGKRNGPACRFFDRPLGFSLVELLVVLAITLQVQGASNAQLARTVAQIDQARVFKLAGQALELKAPTITAYFATNSEGGPHDFYSQSDYFWPNPTNSNGLPYIGRDGETNPDNFDYHRMAMRDMKDAVAALAAAYALNGDQSYVAKAAELLRAFFLDEKTKMNPNLNYAQAVLGKWPGTSWGVIDTLHLAEVPVAVGFLEKASNFPLALDRGLKKWFADYLDWMTTSTNGVKEMNAANNHSIAYFVQAASFARFTGNAKLLNFSRNRFKEVLLPKQMAEDGSFPLELRRTKPYGYSIFQADNVATLCVLLSTPREDMWRLGLRDGRSPELAIDFIYPYLADKSKWVRDGRAKDVMHWDNWPMRQPCLLFAYAAFGDPKYFALWKRLDADPTDLEIRRNVAITQPLLWIAAPEDIPLLNRNHSEVIGGNRNQSEAKRPFHKPNLSATAHG; encoded by the coding sequence AACGGCCTTTGGCAAGCGCCGCCCGGCAAAGCCCTCGAACCGGCCACGAGGACAACCTCCAATTTCGTATCTGCATCCGGCAAAAGGAACGGCCCTGCATGTAGGTTTTTCGACCGTCCTCTGGGATTCAGCCTGGTGGAACTGCTGGTGGTGCTTGCGATTACCCTGCAGGTGCAGGGTGCCTCCAACGCTCAGTTGGCCAGAACCGTGGCCCAAATCGATCAAGCCAGAGTCTTTAAACTGGCAGGGCAGGCGCTCGAACTGAAGGCACCGACCATCACGGCCTACTTTGCCACGAATAGTGAAGGTGGTCCGCACGATTTTTATTCGCAAAGCGACTATTTTTGGCCCAATCCGACCAACAGCAACGGCCTGCCCTACATCGGGCGGGACGGAGAAACCAACCCTGACAACTTCGATTATCATCGCATGGCGATGCGCGACATGAAAGATGCGGTGGCTGCCCTTGCGGCAGCTTATGCGCTTAACGGCGACCAGAGCTATGTTGCCAAAGCCGCAGAATTACTCAGGGCATTCTTTCTCGACGAGAAAACGAAGATGAACCCAAACCTCAATTATGCCCAGGCGGTATTGGGCAAGTGGCCCGGCACGAGTTGGGGGGTGATCGACACCCTCCACTTGGCTGAGGTGCCGGTGGCAGTTGGCTTTCTTGAAAAAGCTTCCAATTTCCCTCTGGCGCTCGATAGGGGCCTTAAAAAGTGGTTCGCCGATTACCTCGACTGGATGACGACCTCCACCAACGGTGTCAAGGAGATGAACGCAGCAAACAACCACAGCATCGCTTATTTTGTCCAGGCGGCCAGCTTCGCCCGTTTCACCGGCAATGCCAAATTGCTGAATTTTTCGCGAAACCGTTTTAAAGAGGTCCTTTTGCCAAAGCAGATGGCCGAGGATGGCAGCTTTCCACTGGAACTGCGGCGCACCAAACCATACGGTTACTCGATTTTCCAAGCGGACAATGTTGCGACCCTTTGCGTCCTGCTCTCAACGCCCCGGGAGGATATGTGGCGGTTGGGTTTGCGCGATGGTCGCTCGCCCGAGCTGGCGATAGATTTCATCTATCCATACCTGGCTGACAAAAGCAAATGGGTGAGGGACGGACGCGCCAAAGACGTTATGCATTGGGACAACTGGCCGATGCGCCAGCCTTGCCTGCTCTTCGCATATGCGGCGTTCGGCGATCCAAAATACTTCGCATTGTGGAAAAGGTTGGATGCCGACCCCACCGATCTCGAAATTCGGCGCAATGTCGCCATCACCCAGCCTTTGCTCTGGATAGCGGCGCCGGAGGACATTCCTTTGCTCAACCGGAACCACTCGGAGGTAATCGGAGGTAATCGGAACCAATCGGAGGCAAAACGCCCCTTTCATAAACCGAATCTCAGTGCCACGGCCCACGGATGA
- a CDS encoding glycosyltransferase family 9 protein: protein MKILVISLAGIGDTILATPLMHELRAHYPEARIDALVLWAGSKDVLQGNPHLTSICQHNLLEESKLAAWRFLRPLRGSQYDLSINTHPQSRIHYRVIARVVGAPHRLSHLYDNSRLLDRLLINRFLPHAYSKHSVENNLDLLSLLGKKPMLPQHELEIFLSPAEHDWAEQFLAQHQLEGKPRLGVHTGSGGTKNLALKRWPLDHYIELLKLLHRTRPDVAVLLFGGPQEEADQRQIQAALGPSAAVRVRSQTLRQAAALVKRCTAFLSVDTALMHLAAAVKAPNQLVIEAPTLNKTNLPYGNPFTLVPNPAIAGRNLQYYRYDGRGIQGRREELIRCMASVRVEAVYEAVARVLG from the coding sequence ATGAAGATACTGGTCATTTCGCTGGCCGGCATCGGCGACACGATACTGGCCACACCGCTGATGCATGAACTGCGCGCCCATTATCCCGAGGCGCGAATTGACGCGCTGGTGCTGTGGGCCGGCTCGAAGGATGTCCTGCAGGGCAATCCGCACCTGACATCCATCTGTCAGCACAATCTGCTCGAAGAAAGCAAACTGGCGGCCTGGCGGTTCCTGCGCCCGCTGCGCGGGTCTCAATACGACCTCTCCATAAACACCCATCCGCAGAGCCGCATTCACTACCGTGTCATCGCCCGCGTCGTCGGCGCGCCGCACAGGCTCAGCCATCTCTATGATAATTCCCGCCTGCTGGATCGCCTCCTGATAAACCGGTTCCTGCCCCACGCCTACTCAAAACATTCAGTCGAGAACAACCTCGACCTGCTCTCGTTGTTAGGCAAAAAGCCGATGCTGCCCCAACACGAGCTTGAGATTTTTTTATCCCCCGCCGAACACGACTGGGCCGAACAATTCCTTGCCCAGCACCAACTGGAAGGCAAGCCCCGGCTGGGGGTCCACACCGGGTCGGGCGGGACCAAGAACCTGGCGCTCAAGCGTTGGCCGCTAGACCATTATATCGAACTGCTCAAACTATTGCATCGAACCCGGCCTGATGTGGCTGTGCTGCTCTTCGGCGGTCCGCAAGAAGAAGCCGACCAGCGACAAATCCAGGCGGCCCTCGGGCCCTCGGCAGCGGTTCGAGTGCGCAGCCAAACGCTGCGCCAGGCAGCGGCCCTGGTGAAGCGGTGCACCGCTTTCCTGAGCGTCGATACGGCCCTGATGCACCTCGCCGCCGCCGTCAAAGCGCCCAATCAACTGGTCATTGAAGCCCCAACGCTAAATAAAACCAACCTGCCCTACGGAAATCCGTTCACCCTGGTGCCCAACCCGGCGATTGCGGGCAGAAACCTCCAGTACTATCGCTACGACGGCAGAGGCATCCAAGGCAGGCGTGAGGAATTGATTCGCTGCATGGCTTCCGTGCGCGTTGAGGCGGTCTATGAGGCCGTGGCCCGGGTTCTGGGGTAA
- a CDS encoding FGGY-family carbohydrate kinase, which translates to MSRYYVSCELGEQSGRILLGTLHKEELTISEVRKFPNEPLQDKDSLQWNVPQLYHEIIEGLRATGLYDEPVDGVSCTSWGGDYLLFDPEGSLITPVYHPSDSRQRAAAGKALAKMPWETLYAETGIQRRPCNTLLQLAAESSKRLKHAAHLLPIADGLNFMLSGAHVVEHSLASTTQLYNPTTAGWSDMLAEAVGLPRKLLPPLVEPGTELGRLRLDIAKETRLLEARVVASCSHEITSALAGLPIAGQERWGFIWPGSWTVMGTQLTQPMINDASREMGFTNEPGPAGTFSFHKRAVGLWLLEECQRFWEARDLALDWDLLGHLASSAPPFESLIDPMDPRFAEPGDMPLKIQAFCKETNQTVPRKPGPIFRCILESLALLYRKMFQEIEYLTGAEITRLYIMGGQTNSLLHHFIANSLQVPVAIAAPDSVAMGNVIFQALALKHLPSLERGREIIRRSFKLETIAPHASVWDIAFDRFIGLDPTAAAAETPA; encoded by the coding sequence AGGAACTGACCATCAGCGAGGTCCGCAAGTTTCCTAATGAGCCTTTACAGGATAAGGATTCCCTTCAGTGGAACGTTCCCCAACTCTATCACGAAATCATCGAAGGGCTGCGCGCGACAGGCCTGTACGACGAGCCCGTCGATGGAGTCAGTTGCACATCCTGGGGCGGCGATTATCTGCTCTTTGACCCGGAGGGTTCATTAATCACACCGGTTTATCATCCAAGCGACTCGCGTCAGCGCGCCGCGGCGGGCAAAGCGCTGGCCAAAATGCCCTGGGAAACTTTATATGCGGAGACCGGCATCCAACGCCGGCCATGCAACACCTTGCTGCAGTTGGCGGCTGAAAGCTCCAAGCGCCTCAAGCATGCGGCCCATCTCTTGCCGATTGCCGACGGCTTGAACTTCATGTTGTCGGGGGCGCACGTGGTGGAACATTCGTTGGCCAGCACGACCCAGCTTTACAACCCAACCACTGCCGGCTGGTCGGACATGCTGGCTGAGGCGGTGGGCTTGCCGCGAAAGCTGCTGCCGCCCCTGGTGGAACCGGGTACTGAACTTGGGCGACTGCGGCTTGATATTGCCAAAGAGACGCGCCTGCTCGAAGCCCGGGTGGTGGCCTCCTGTTCGCACGAGATTACCTCCGCATTGGCCGGGTTGCCGATAGCCGGCCAAGAGAGGTGGGGATTCATCTGGCCTGGCTCCTGGACGGTGATGGGAACTCAATTGACCCAGCCGATGATCAATGACGCCAGCCGCGAAATGGGCTTTACCAATGAGCCGGGGCCCGCAGGGACTTTCTCTTTCCACAAACGCGCCGTCGGGCTGTGGCTCCTCGAAGAGTGCCAGCGCTTTTGGGAAGCTCGCGATCTGGCGCTGGACTGGGATTTACTGGGACATTTGGCAAGCTCCGCCCCGCCGTTTGAATCATTGATCGATCCGATGGACCCGAGGTTCGCCGAGCCAGGGGATATGCCGCTAAAGATACAGGCCTTCTGCAAGGAAACCAATCAAACGGTGCCCCGAAAGCCCGGCCCAATCTTCCGTTGCATCCTGGAGAGCCTGGCGCTGCTATACCGCAAAATGTTTCAGGAAATCGAGTACCTCACCGGGGCTGAAATCACCCGGCTCTACATCATGGGCGGCCAGACCAATAGTCTGCTCCATCACTTTATCGCCAATTCCCTCCAGGTCCCGGTTGCCATTGCCGCACCGGATTCCGTCGCGATGGGCAACGTTATATTCCAGGCGCTGGCCTTGAAACACCTGCCCTCGCTCGAGCGAGGCCGCGAGATCATCCGGCGTTCCTTCAAGCTGGAAACCATCGCGCCGCACGCCAGTGTCTGGGACATCGCCTTCGACCGGTTCATTGGTTTGGACCCAACTGCCGCGGCCGCCGAGACCCCGGCATAA